A stretch of Malus sylvestris chromosome 11, drMalSylv7.2, whole genome shotgun sequence DNA encodes these proteins:
- the LOC126590188 gene encoding probable LRR receptor-like serine/threonine-protein kinase At3g47570 — MTHKILSQEIGFVVAYCSLYECEALRNFKHRNLVRIITACSSVDSLGNDFKALVYEYMEKGSLEKWLHPPTDIEEAREAPKSLNLLQRLSISIDVACFILVDYLHNHFETPIVHCDLKPKYGMGSEALITGYVYSFEILLQEMFTRKRPTANVFNGDLNLHVTIFNQCSRVLSPYEV; from the exons ATGACTCACAAAATTCTGAGTCAGGAAATTGGTTTTGTAGTGGCATATTGTTCTTTATATGAATGTGAGGCTTTGAGAAATTTCAAGCATCGAAATCTCGTCAGGATTATAACTGCATGTTCAAGTGTTGATTCTCTTGGTAATGATTTCAAGGCTTTGGTTTATGAGTACATGGAAAAAGGAAGCTTAGAGAAGTGGCTGCATCCACCGACTGATATTGAAGAAGCAAGAGAGGCACCCAAGAGTTTAAATCTTTTGCAAAGGCTCAGCATTTCCATAGATGTTGCTTGTTTTATATTAGTCGATTATCTTCATAATCACTTCGAAACACCGATAGTTCATTGTGATCTGAAACCAA AGTATGGTATGGGAAGTGAGGCGTTAATAACTGGATATGTCTACAGTTTTGAAATTCTCTTGCAGGAGATGTTTACAAGGAAGAGACCCACTGCCAACGTGTTTAATGGGGACTTAAACCTTCATGTTACAATTTTCAATCAATGCTCTCGAGTCTTGAGCCCCTATGaagtttaa